In Chitinophaga oryzae, the sequence GCTGATAGGACAAACGATTGATACCAATTCCGCCTGGATGGCGCAGGAACTCAATGCGTTAGGTATCTGGGTGCATCGGCGTGTAGCCATTGGCGATGTAAAGGAAGATATTCTGGCCACCCTCGCCGAAGAAGCCGGAATGGCGGATATTGTGCTGATTACCGGTGGACTGGGGCCTACGGCCGATGATATCACCAAGCCCACCCTCTGTGAATATTTCCAGACAACGCTGGTGCAGGATGAAGCCACCCTGCAGCGGGTGCTGCATATCTTCGAAAGCCGCGGCCTGCCGATACTGGAGCGCAACGTGGCGCAGGCCATGGTGCCGGCGTCCTGTACGGTGATCGCCAACGAAAGAGGCACCGCGCCGGGCATGTGGTTCGAAAAAGACGGCAAGATCTACGTGTCTATGCCGGGCGTGCCGCATGAAATGAAAGGCATTATGGAAAGTTATGTGCTGCCGCAGCTGGCGGCGCATTTTAATACGCCCGCCGTCGTGCACCGCACGCTGATCACCTCCGGTATGGGCGAGTCTTTTGTAGCGGAACGGATCGCCGCTTTTGAAGCCAAACTGCCCCCGCATATCAAACTGGCCTACCTGCCCAGCTACAGCCTGCTGAAGCTGCGGCTCACCGCCTTCGGGATAGACAAGGTCACCACTGCGGCCGAACTGACGGTGTATTTCCATGAACTGGCGGCCCTATTGCCGGATATCACCGTCACCGACCAGGATATTTCAATCGGGGAGGTGCTGGGGCAACTGCTGAAAGAAAGAGGAAAGACGGTCGGCACCGCGGAAAGCTGTACCGGCGGACAGATAGCCACCTGGATCACGGCGGTGCCGGGTAGCTCCGCTTATTATAAAGGCAGCGCCATTACCTATGCCAATGAGATGAAAATGAAGCTGTTGGGCGTAAAGGCGGAGACGCTGCAGGCCCATGGCGCGGTGAGTGAGGAAACAGTAAAGGAAATGCTGGCCGGCGCGTTGCAGCTGCTGGAAACGGATTATGCCATCGCCGTATCCGGTATTATGGGCCCCGATGGCGGCACACCGGAAAAGCCGGTCGGCACCGTATGGGTGGCCGTAGGCAACCGGGAGAAAATGACGACCATCAAATATCACCTGCGGTACGACCGGGAACGGAATACCCAGATGACCGCGGTTTACGCCATGAATGAGCTGCGCAAGCTCATTTTGGAATAAGCCGCAGCGCCGGCTGACTGAATTGACAC encodes:
- a CDS encoding CinA family nicotinamide mononucleotide deamidase-related protein; translation: MGKITASIITIGDELLIGQTIDTNSAWMAQELNALGIWVHRRVAIGDVKEDILATLAEEAGMADIVLITGGLGPTADDITKPTLCEYFQTTLVQDEATLQRVLHIFESRGLPILERNVAQAMVPASCTVIANERGTAPGMWFEKDGKIYVSMPGVPHEMKGIMESYVLPQLAAHFNTPAVVHRTLITSGMGESFVAERIAAFEAKLPPHIKLAYLPSYSLLKLRLTAFGIDKVTTAAELTVYFHELAALLPDITVTDQDISIGEVLGQLLKERGKTVGTAESCTGGQIATWITAVPGSSAYYKGSAITYANEMKMKLLGVKAETLQAHGAVSEETVKEMLAGALQLLETDYAIAVSGIMGPDGGTPEKPVGTVWVAVGNREKMTTIKYHLRYDRERNTQMTAVYAMNELRKLILE